From a region of the Drosophila ananassae strain 14024-0371.13 chromosome XL, ASM1763931v2, whole genome shotgun sequence genome:
- the LOC6503735 gene encoding cell wall protein IFF6 has protein sequence MVINLNPTTSTNANGTVNGSGSGSGSVAGNGSGDGVIGNLHVAGSASGDNVTNANGAGSGSGSGNGNGSLVAGGNGFGIVDNQNGNGFEITASLHGSGSGGVIAGDGESPDGFGIGIGMDLGIDIGNLAGNGSGQGFGGGFGTGAVMGGGIGIGMGMGMGIGNGNLNGNGGATGIGHGNGNGNGDGGSSSNLMGIISHAVFDGIVYLHVVCAGESSAKWITLDEAMAYCPSGVVAYTKLQLAQIYGVPMDALF, from the coding sequence ATGGTCATCAACCTGAATCCGACGACCTCCACGAACGCCAATGGCACCGTCAACGGAAGCGGAAGCGGAAGTGGAAGCGTCGCCGGAAACGGCAGTGGCGACGGCGTCATTGGTAACCTCCATGTCGCCGGCTCCGCCAGCGGCGACAACGTGACAAACGCCAATGGAGCCGGAAGCGGAAGCGGAAGCGGGAACGGAAACGGTAGCCTCGTTGCCGGCGGAAACGGGTTTGGAATCGTGGATAATCAGAACGGAAACGGATTCGAAATCACTGCAAGCCTGCACGGGAGCGGAAGCGGCGGTGTCATCGCTGGTGACGGCGAGAGTCCCGACGGCTTTGGCATCGGCATTGGAATGGACCTCGGCATAGATATCGGCAATCTGGCGGGGAACGGAAGTGGACAGGGGTTCGGAGGCGGATTCGGAACCGGAGCCGTAATGGGAGGCGGCATCGGGATCGGCATGGGCATGGGAATGGGCATCGGAAATGGAAACTTGAATGGAAACGGAGGCGCCACCGGAATCGGCCACGGAAACGGGAACGGAAACGGAGACGGAGGCAGCTCCAGCAACCTGATGGGCATCATCAGCCACGCGGTGTTCGACGGGATCGTCTATCTGCACGTGGTCTGCGCCGGGGAGTCGAGCGCCAAGTGGATCACTCTGGACGAGGCCATGGCCTACTGTCCCTCCGGCGTGGTTGCCtacacgaagctgcagctggCCCAGATCTACGGTGTGCCGATGGACGCGCTCTTCTAG